In the Brevundimonas sp. LM2 genome, CTCTTGAGGTGCCGCTTGCCCATGTCGATCGCTACGCACACTTCCTTGCCGAGGGCGATCGCGACGGTCGATCCAGCCATCCTTTGTTCGATGCCGACTTCTATCGCCAGGGGAACGCCGACGTCTCCGCATCAGATTTTGGGCCGCAGCTCCATTATGTACTGATCGGCGCCCCAGAGCAGCGGTGGCCAAACCCGATGTTCGATCCAGAGCATTATGTCTGGAACAGCCCGACGCCAGACGCCGCTAGGAGGGGCGGTTTGATGCACTACGTCCGCAGTCCGCGGAATGCGCGTCATCCTCACCCATTGTTCGACGCGTCGGCATATGCGGCCCATGCCGGCGGCCGATTGGGCGGCATGCATCCTCTGGTTCATTACCTCACGACCAGCTCCAACTTGGACGCTCTGTTGGTGGAAGGCAAAAAGACAGGCGTTCCGACGCATCGACCCATTCGCACCGGCTTTGAAAGCCGTAGGGCACCGGTCATTGAACGTTCGGAACTCGTATCCGTCGTGATGCCGTTGTTTAACTCCTCAGTAGACCATCTGCGACGCGCGATCGAATCCGTCCTGCTACAAAGCCATCAGGCGTGGGAGTTGATCATGATAGACGATGGATCGACCGAGACGTTAGGTCGGGAACTAGCGGATCAGTATTCAGCCGCTGACGAGCGTATCGTCCTCACAGTCCTCGACGCAAATCAAGGGATCGCTGGCGCTACTAATCAAGCCTTGGCATTGGCGAGTGGCGAGTTCGTCGCCTTTCTCGATCACGATGACGTCCTGCATCCGCATGCCATTGCTTTGGCGATGGATCGGCTCGCGGGTTCTGACGCAGACGCGTGCTATACTGATCAGTCGTCAATCGGCCCTTCCGGCGAATTCCGCTCGGTTTTCTTTAAGCCGGACTTCTCGCCGACCATGCTTTTGGGCGTGATGTATATTGGGCACTTGCTGGTTGTCCGGACAGAAACCGTCCGGGCGATGGGCGGCTTTGATCCGGCCTTCAATAGGATTCAAGATTATGAGTTCATGCTGAGGCTTTCTGAGAGGTCGTCGGCCATCAACCACATAGCTGACATATTATATCAATGGCGGATGGTGCCCGGCAGCATAGCAGCCGATCCAAACTCCAAGGGTGCCATCGAGCCGCTTCAGGCCCTCGCGGTGAACGCTCATCTTGAGCGGAGAGGGCTGCCCATAAAGGCGCGTCCTCACGCCGTCTTGCCCCATCGCTTGGTTCTCGAGCCAGCTTTCGACAAAGGGTCACGCCGGCCGACTGTAGCGTTTGTCGTTCGAGATCGCGGTTCAGTCGGGAGCAACTCGAACCTGATGGAGCAGGTCCTCCAGCAAAATCCAGAGGCCAGCATCAGGCTGGTGGGGGGCGCTGGAACCGATCGAGGCTCTTTGATCGCGGACGTTGAGGATCTACTGCAGAAAACTGAGGCCGAAGTCATAGTTTACGTCGATGCGGGCATCCACAACTCCACGGCGAACGATTGGCTGGATTACCTGCTGATGCATTTGGCCGATGTGAAAGTTTTCGCTGCCGGTCCGCATGTGGTTGATGAGGACGACCGGGTGATAAGCGCGGGTTGGGTGTTGACTTCAACGGGGTTGGCTCCCGCGATGAGCGGTCTTGCGGGTGACCACGACGGCCACGGAGGCTCGCTAGCCTGCGACCGCGAAGTGAGCGTTTTGTCCGACTTGGCCTTTGCTTTCAAAGTGAGCGAGGCGAGGGCGGCGGGCGGCTTCAACCTGGATTATGAGGGCATGCTTCATGGCATGGCTGACCTCTCTCTCAGGGTGGCGCTGACAGGCGCGCGCCTGGTCGCCGTGTCGGGCGCGAGAGTGACTCTCGACGAGCACGATGAGGAAAAGCAGGCAATCGAAGAAATAGACGCATTGATATTTAGGGATCAATATCGGGATCAGCTTGAAAACGGAGATCCGTACTTCAGTCGAGGATTCGCAGGAGACGCGACTTTCCGGGCCGAAATCTAATGAATTTAGTCTTCGCATCGCATTGCAATTTTAAGGGCAACAGCGCGATGCACGTGTTTTCGATCGCGGAAGCGCTGATCGACCTCGGCCACGATTGTCTTGTCATTGTTCCGGACGAGCCGCAGACCGTACTGGCTCATGGAGCGCATCGCTTCTCCTTATCTACCTACGCCGAGGCTCTATCCACGAAGTTGAAGTTCGCGAACGGGGCTGGGCCGGACTTTATTCATGCCTGGACCCCGCGGGACCACGTAAGGGAGGTGGTGGAGGCTATTTCGCGTGCCGAGCGCTGCCCCTACCTTGTTCACATGGAAGATAACGAGGAGCAGATTCTCGTTGATGAAATCGCTTCTCTGGACATCGAGACTATTAGGAGGTTGCCTGATGAAACGATCAGCGGCCTCATCGGAGTAGATCATCGTTCTCACCCGGTAAAGTCGCGTTTGTTTATCGATGGCGCTATCGGCTTTACGTGTCTGATTGAGACGTTGCTTGAATTTTCTGCTGTTGGCCAAGACGCTCTGACTTTTTGGCCGGGGTTTGATGCTGCGTTCGCGGAACTAGGCGATCGCAATGCCGTACGTCGTAGCTACGATCTCCAACAAGACGAAACTGTTATTCTTTATTCCGGCAACGTCCACCTTTCTATCGTTGAAGAGATAGCCGACCTTTATGGGGCGGTGGCGCTTCTCCGCCGACGTGGTCGAAACGTCAGGCTTGTCCGGACAGGGTGGGATTACGCGGCTATGCCGCTGGGCCCGCAGGCCATCAGTCATATTGGCGCCCTCGAACTAGGCTTTATCCCGCGCGGCGATTTGCCAGGCCTGGTTAGCGCGGCGGACATTCTGGTCCAGCCCGGCAAGGTTGGTGCCTTCAACGACTACCGGTTCCCGTCGAAGCTACCCGAATTTCTCGCGTCCGGCCGACCGGTCCTTCTGCCGAAAGCCAATATCGGATTGCATCTGACGGATGGCGAGAACGCCTTCCATCTGGAAGACAGCGGTGTTCTGGATATCGCATCGCATGTCGAACGTATCATGGACTTGCCTGATCGCGGTTTGTCCGTGGGAATAGCCGGACGCGCTTTCGCGCTTGAGAATCTTACCTGGACAAAAGTCGCCATTCGTTTGGAGAGCTTCTACCGCAAGCTCATCGAAAAGGCGGCTTCGAATGCGCTGGACCTCAACGACAGCCGCATGACTGTGGACCGCAGGACTCCGCAGTTTCCAGTGGATCTGATCGCTTTCTATCTCCCCCAGTACCACCCAATCCCCGAAAATGACCTCTGGTGGGGCAAGGGCTTCACCGAATGGACAAACGTGACCAGGGCGCGTCCTACGATAGAAAGCCACGATCAGCCGCGACTGCCGACCGATCTAGGATTTTACGATCTGCGTCTGCCGGAAATCATGGTCAATCAGGCAGAAATGGCGAGAGACTTTGGGGTTTCTGGGTTTTGCTTTTATTATTATTGGTTCGATGGGCGTAGATTACTCGAAGCACCCCTCGATGGCTGGCTAGCAGGCGGTCCAGATTTTCCGTTCTGCATTTGTTGGGCGAACGAGCCTTGGAGCCGTCGATGGGACGGCTCGAATGCAGAGGTCCTGCTGGACCAGACCTACGGAATCAATTTCGCTGAGTCATTTATCAGCGATATCCTGTCGATTTTGAAGGATCCGCGCTATATCCGTGTCGACGAGGCACCCGTGCTTTTGATCTACAAAATCAGCGATATCCCGGACGCCCGAGGCGCAATCGCCACTTGGCGCCGCGTTGCCCGGGAGAATGGTATTCCGGAAATCCATGTCGTGGCCGTCCAGTCGTTCGGGCTCGGCGATCCTACGGGCTACGGCGCGGATGCAGCGGTGGAGTTTTCGCCGCCGCATGAAGACCGAATGCTGATTGATCCCATCAATGCCGGCGTCGCCGGAGGTTCCTTCCGTGGATATCTTGAAGACTATATCTCCGTCGCGATGCGCAGCATCAAAGCCGATCCGGTCAACTATGTCCGTTACCGTGGCTTATTCCCCCGTTGGGACAATACGGCGCGACGCAGGGAATATGGGCACGTCTTTATAAACGATAGCGCGAAGGCTTACGGCTCGTGGTTGCGACATCTCACTTGGGAAGCGCTTTCCAGCCGTGAGGTCAAAGCTCCCCTCGTATTTGTCAACGCCTGGAATGAATGGGCGGAGGGTGCCTACCTCGAGCCTGACCAGACCTATGGTGACGGCCTTCTCCATGTCACCCGTGCCGCTCTAGGCGAAGGCGTTATCGACTTTGTGCGAGGGCGAACCCCAGCGCGCGATAGAGCGTTCACGAACGCTGTGTCTA is a window encoding:
- a CDS encoding glycosyltransferase, whose amino-acid sequence is MFGVPEAAADRPINLCGDTMRLTKKAAKLFGAFKRRIHPGARVTVRSPEDLFDQDWYLARYPDVAAAGIAAYEHYSNQGWKERRAPHPMISPDWLAREYPLSKDENPLIWYVRESTRKNLLLTPAFNGKVYKTSNADLGGVSNPLAHFLKHGWREGRRASHAFDPLAYRKHNPDSPQDAGLAMAEWAQEGFPVLDAHLLELAALGPPRWDPEDVYSFGFDRKWYESQYPEASTSDGDPLSHYLKRGWKEGRSPHPMINPAWIRSRYPDASNVELIVWLFGPGSTIRNFCPIFDAATYADSNPDLASLHRPVEHFMAGGWREHRVTHPVFRELHYLMAHSDVASAGVRAAEHFVQSGVTEGRAMSPLFWPDWYADQAGLPKGDQISLLGHYLKEGFLSGREPNPFMDREWYDLTLAPRTRGDVSPLQHMLADTGPNPASPHPLFDAEFYGAALEVPLAHVDRYAHFLAEGDRDGRSSHPLFDADFYRQGNADVSASDFGPQLHYVLIGAPEQRWPNPMFDPEHYVWNSPTPDAARRGGLMHYVRSPRNARHPHPLFDASAYAAHAGGRLGGMHPLVHYLTTSSNLDALLVEGKKTGVPTHRPIRTGFESRRAPVIERSELVSVVMPLFNSSVDHLRRAIESVLLQSHQAWELIMIDDGSTETLGRELADQYSAADERIVLTVLDANQGIAGATNQALALASGEFVAFLDHDDVLHPHAIALAMDRLAGSDADACYTDQSSIGPSGEFRSVFFKPDFSPTMLLGVMYIGHLLVVRTETVRAMGGFDPAFNRIQDYEFMLRLSERSSAINHIADILYQWRMVPGSIAADPNSKGAIEPLQALAVNAHLERRGLPIKARPHAVLPHRLVLEPAFDKGSRRPTVAFVVRDRGSVGSNSNLMEQVLQQNPEASIRLVGGAGTDRGSLIADVEDLLQKTEAEVIVYVDAGIHNSTANDWLDYLLMHLADVKVFAAGPHVVDEDDRVISAGWVLTSTGLAPAMSGLAGDHDGHGGSLACDREVSVLSDLAFAFKVSEARAAGGFNLDYEGMLHGMADLSLRVALTGARLVAVSGARVTLDEHDEEKQAIEEIDALIFRDQYRDQLENGDPYFSRGFAGDATFRAEI
- a CDS encoding glycoside hydrolase family 99-like domain-containing protein — encoded protein: MNLVFASHCNFKGNSAMHVFSIAEALIDLGHDCLVIVPDEPQTVLAHGAHRFSLSTYAEALSTKLKFANGAGPDFIHAWTPRDHVREVVEAISRAERCPYLVHMEDNEEQILVDEIASLDIETIRRLPDETISGLIGVDHRSHPVKSRLFIDGAIGFTCLIETLLEFSAVGQDALTFWPGFDAAFAELGDRNAVRRSYDLQQDETVILYSGNVHLSIVEEIADLYGAVALLRRRGRNVRLVRTGWDYAAMPLGPQAISHIGALELGFIPRGDLPGLVSAADILVQPGKVGAFNDYRFPSKLPEFLASGRPVLLPKANIGLHLTDGENAFHLEDSGVLDIASHVERIMDLPDRGLSVGIAGRAFALENLTWTKVAIRLESFYRKLIEKAASNALDLNDSRMTVDRRTPQFPVDLIAFYLPQYHPIPENDLWWGKGFTEWTNVTRARPTIESHDQPRLPTDLGFYDLRLPEIMVNQAEMARDFGVSGFCFYYYWFDGRRLLEAPLDGWLAGGPDFPFCICWANEPWSRRWDGSNAEVLLDQTYGINFAESFISDILSILKDPRYIRVDEAPVLLIYKISDIPDARGAIATWRRVARENGIPEIHVVAVQSFGLGDPTGYGADAAVEFSPPHEDRMLIDPINAGVAGGSFRGYLEDYISVAMRSIKADPVNYVRYRGLFPRWDNTARRREYGHVFINDSAKAYGSWLRHLTWEALSSREVKAPLVFVNAWNEWAEGAYLEPDQTYGDGLLHVTRAALGEGVIDFVRGRTPARDRAFTNAVSILPDLQRR